One window of Dermacentor andersoni chromosome 7, qqDerAnde1_hic_scaffold, whole genome shotgun sequence genomic DNA carries:
- the LOC129385981 gene encoding uncharacterized protein → MAETYSSQRQVINASRSVVNVKENWPFLFEEAHMCSHVNILLGFSASQTFDDQVKTVGRQVFRYAHSLVKKPNVRTCLEEIEKARIETKSMAVEYEATPLLLLAIFNEDRELFCKVVEESASDDDLGDMPCSPFIIAKGGSFLTAKSFVVCVDSLPAMHATNPCQAFKLMFFVHFAFNVAYPKDTSLCLEFTQ, encoded by the exons ATGGCCGAAACATATTCGTCACAGAGGCAGGTGATTAATGCCAGCAGAAGCGTGGTGAACGTGAAGGAAAACTGGCCTTTCCTCTTTGAAGAAGCACACATGTGTTCACATGTCAATATACTGCTGGGGTTCAGTGCCTCGCAAACATTTGACGATCAGGTTAAGACTGTTGGGCGACAGGTTTTTAGGTATGCTCACAGCTTAGTAAAGAAGCCGAACGTGAGGACATGCCTAGAGGAAATTGAAAAGGCCAGAATTGAAACGAAATCAATGGCTGTAGAGTATGAAGCCACTCCCCTCCTCCTACTTGCCATCTTCAATGAAGACCGGGAGCTATTCTGCAAGGTAGTCGAG GAATCTGCTAGTGATGACGACCTTGGGGACATGCCATGTTCTCCCTTCATCATTGCAAAAG GAGGCAGTTTTCTTACTGCTAAGAGCTTCGTCGTATGTGTCGACAGCCTGCCAGCGATGCATGCAACGAACCCCTGCCAGGCGTTCAAGCTGATGTTTTTTGTTCACTTCGCGTTCAACGTTGCATACCCCAAAGACACAAGCCTCTGCCTGGAGTTTACACAGTG